From the Nostoc sp. PCC 7107 genome, the window AACTGAGTAAGCGGTCATAATATCCACCGCCATAGCCCAAGCGATATCCTTGGCGATCGCAAGCTACACTAGGCACAAGAATTAAATTTACTTCACTAGGGTCTATAGTTGGCGCATCGGGATATGGTTCACTAATACCATAGTTGTTAATTTGCAGTGAGTCTCCAGATTGCCAAACATGCCAAGATAGGGAATTACCAACGCAGCGCGGAAATCCCCATTGATATTGAGTATTTGCAAATAAGGGACTTAAATCAGGTTCTTGGCGAAAGCTAAAATAAGCAAGTATTGTCTTTGCGTCATCAGAGTGAATCAAAGTTTGTAGTGTTGTACAGATGCGATCACTTTTTTCTCTCCATTCTGCAACAGACATCAATTGCCGTTTTTTCAGCAGTGTACGACGTAACTTAACTTTATCTAATTGAATATCAACTTCACACATAGAAAGTTCTTTTAACAAATAAATACTGCTGCCACATTACAAAGTTTCAATACTTGTAGGAACAGAATGAAACGTCCTAAAACAAATTTATCAATGTGCTTGTTGGCGTTCACGCTTTTTCCTAGCTTTAGCCCCTGCGCCTTCAATAGCTTCTTTAAGAGCAGCTTCTTTTTCATTAACTGAGTTATATATAGCAAGGTATTCAACAACTTCTATGTAACCATTTCGTGCAGCATAGAAAATGGGTTTATTTTCGTAGGAATCGATAACATTTGGGTTAGCTCCAGCTTTGACTAGTAACTCTACAGCTTTCAAATGACCACGACTTGCAGCTTCAAATAAAGGAGTCCAACCATCTTCATGAACGAAATTAACACTAGCGCCTGTATTAATCAAAATAGATATGATTTCATAATTGCCATTAGCGGCTGCTAAATGTAAAGGGGAAGAGACACTAATAGAGTTCGCACTTACTCCGCTATTCACTAGAAGAGAAACAACAGTTATCTTATTCAGGTGAGCAGCTAATTCTAATGGAGTCATACCCCACTTATCATCAGTCGATTCGAGATCCATACCTGAGTTTACTATTAGTTCAATCTTTTGAGTATCATCGGACTCTATCAATTGATGCAGCGTAATATACTTTCGTTCTGGAAAATTGGACAACTGGGATTTCCTCTCACATAAATTATGAAATAAAATACCCGACTTTTCAAAAAAGCCGGGTATTTGAACTTCTGCATTACAACGTCT encodes:
- a CDS encoding 5-formyltetrahydrofolate cyclo-ligase: MCEVDIQLDKVKLRRTLLKKRQLMSVAEWREKSDRICTTLQTLIHSDDAKTILAYFSFRQEPDLSPLFANTQYQWGFPRCVGNSLSWHVWQSGDSLQINNYGISEPYPDAPTIDPSEVNLILVPSVACDRQGYRLGYGGGYYDRLLSSPEWANKSTVGIVFDFAYLPQLPVETWDKPLQAIATETKFLIYP
- a CDS encoding ankyrin repeat domain-containing protein: MSNFPERKYITLHQLIESDDTQKIELIVNSGMDLESTDDKWGMTPLELAAHLNKITVVSLLVNSGVSANSISVSSPLHLAAANGNYEIISILINTGASVNFVHEDGWTPLFEAASRGHLKAVELLVKAGANPNVIDSYENKPIFYAARNGYIEVVEYLAIYNSVNEKEAALKEAIEGAGAKARKKRERQQAH